One part of the Nostoc sp. PCC 7120 = FACHB-418 genome encodes these proteins:
- a CDS encoding tetratricopeptide repeat protein — MTQQHLFPSTKAKSYKLFCFYLLILTSLLHPATAGAADITQQLHRPVNSSMGRQSRDEADSLLRVAEQQYAAGCADKAIDSGLQALDIYHLIGDLRAKGLTYNLLAKAYIELGRFKEGEDALRRRLAIARDTKDFQSQIFALNNLGTLLLQAGEPKAAGETIQEAYTIADNVKNIDGEGLSLSNLGLVSSRLGDYNKAIKLYETALIFRRRTGDAPGEMNTLNNLGDAYLAAGNYPDTIGTYGAAMRIAKTLGDRSNQLRAIDGLVTAHSAVGRYERAFDLLQQRLTIAQELQNLREELKSFESYAKLYEQLGNYPTARNFYERAIIISQTLEDNKQEVFLRDRLTQMLRSQKSILK, encoded by the coding sequence ATGACACAACAGCATTTATTCCCTAGCACTAAAGCCAAGAGCTACAAGTTGTTTTGTTTTTACCTATTAATTTTGACTTCGTTGCTGCACCCCGCGACCGCAGGTGCGGCTGATATTACTCAACAACTCCATCGTCCTGTTAATAGTTCTATGGGACGGCAATCTAGAGATGAAGCAGACTCATTATTACGGGTGGCTGAACAACAATATGCTGCTGGATGTGCAGACAAAGCCATTGACTCTGGTTTGCAAGCGTTGGATATTTATCACCTGATTGGTGATCTGAGGGCAAAAGGTTTAACTTATAATTTGTTAGCAAAAGCTTATATTGAGTTAGGACGTTTTAAAGAAGGTGAAGACGCATTACGACGAAGGTTAGCGATCGCTCGTGATACTAAAGACTTTCAATCACAAATTTTCGCCTTGAATAATCTTGGCACGTTGCTACTACAAGCAGGTGAACCCAAAGCCGCCGGAGAAACAATTCAAGAAGCCTACACGATCGCTGACAATGTGAAAAATATTGATGGTGAAGGACTATCCTTGAGTAACTTGGGTCTTGTATCGTCTAGGCTGGGAGATTACAACAAGGCGATCAAACTTTATGAAACAGCTTTAATTTTCCGCCGTCGGACTGGGGACGCACCAGGAGAAATGAATACTTTAAATAACTTAGGCGATGCTTACCTAGCGGCTGGCAATTACCCAGATACAATTGGTACTTATGGCGCAGCTATGAGGATTGCCAAAACTCTAGGCGATCGCTCTAACCAATTACGCGCCATTGATGGTTTAGTCACAGCTCACAGCGCTGTCGGACGTTATGAACGCGCCTTTGACTTGCTACAACAGCGTTTAACCATCGCTCAAGAATTACAAAATCTGCGAGAAGAATTAAAGTCCTTTGAATCCTACGCAAAATTATACGAGCAGCTAGGTAACTACCCAACCGCCCGTAATTTTTACGAAAGAGCAATCATAATTTCACAAACCCTAGAGGATAACAAACAAGAAGTGTTTTTACGCGATCGCCTGACGCAAATGTTGAGGAGTCAAAAGTCTATACTCAAGTAA